A window of Auraticoccus monumenti contains these coding sequences:
- the mltG gene encoding endolytic transglycosylase MltG, translating to MMDTDRTRRREIWHRVKGYLAVAVSLALLIGGGVFVFNQVERRVTGIFTAAIAEDYEGEGEEDIEIEIPQGSSLTVIGEILVDADVVASQEAWQAAVAADDASSTVQAGTYRVRTQVPAATALDMLLDTSRLVVTRVTVPEGLTLEKQVEALTASGIDEEDFEKALDDPEELKLVGYADDSPEGFLFPDTYDFDDDTTAEELLNQMAERYGDVADDLDFKGASEDLDVSQRDIAIVASIIDREVTIPEDRAKVSRVIYNRLDEGMRLQFDSTVYYATGIYPPEQQPAGAFDATGPPESDYNTYKVDGLPAGPISAPGRAAMEAAAAPADGDWLYFVTVNFETGETRFTADPAEHERNVAEWRQWCEANGNPSGC from the coding sequence ATGATGGACACCGACCGGACCCGGCGCCGGGAGATCTGGCACCGGGTCAAGGGCTACCTCGCCGTCGCCGTCTCGCTGGCCCTGCTGATCGGGGGCGGGGTCTTCGTCTTCAACCAGGTCGAGCGCCGCGTCACCGGCATCTTCACCGCCGCCATCGCCGAGGACTACGAGGGCGAGGGCGAGGAGGACATCGAGATCGAGATCCCCCAGGGCAGCTCGCTGACCGTGATCGGGGAGATCCTGGTCGACGCCGACGTCGTGGCCTCCCAGGAGGCCTGGCAGGCCGCGGTCGCCGCCGACGACGCCTCCAGCACGGTCCAGGCCGGCACCTACCGGGTGCGCACCCAGGTGCCCGCGGCCACCGCGCTGGACATGCTGCTGGACACCTCCCGGCTCGTGGTCACCCGCGTCACCGTGCCCGAGGGGCTGACGCTGGAGAAGCAGGTCGAGGCACTGACCGCGTCGGGGATCGACGAGGAGGACTTCGAGAAGGCCCTCGACGACCCGGAGGAGCTGAAGCTGGTCGGCTACGCCGACGACTCCCCGGAGGGCTTCCTCTTCCCCGACACCTACGACTTCGACGACGACACGACCGCCGAGGAGCTGCTCAACCAGATGGCCGAGCGCTACGGCGACGTGGCCGACGACCTCGACTTCAAGGGCGCCTCGGAGGACCTGGACGTCAGCCAGCGCGACATCGCCATCGTGGCCTCGATCATCGACCGGGAGGTCACCATCCCCGAGGACCGGGCGAAGGTGTCCCGGGTGATCTACAACCGTCTCGACGAGGGCATGCGGCTCCAGTTCGACTCCACCGTCTACTACGCCACCGGCATCTACCCGCCCGAGCAGCAGCCCGCCGGCGCCTTCGACGCCACCGGCCCGCCGGAGAGCGACTACAACACCTACAAGGTCGACGGCCTCCCCGCCGGCCCGATCTCCGCCCCCGGCCGGGCGGCGATGGAGGCTGCCGCCGCCCCCGCCGACGGCGACTGGCTGTACTTCGTGACCGTCAACTTCGAGACCGGGGAGACCCGTTTCACCGCCGACCCGGCCGAGCACGAGCGCAACGTCGCCGAGTGGCGGCAGTGGTGCGAGGCCAACGGCAACCCCTCGGGCTGCTGA
- a CDS encoding shikimate dehydrogenase, producing the protein MTPRVCAVLGDPIEHSLSPVLHRAAYRELGLDWEYQRHRVDAAGLPAFVAGLDDRWRGLSLTMPLKEAVLALGEADDVVRAVGAANTLLLGERPLVRNTDVGGLQQALRAVGVESVGTALLLGTGATARSSVAALCALGATRLVVVARSPGKAQPLAAMAASQGATLDVLPWAAAVADGHLPAADVCVSTVVAGAADELAPAAVAACDVVFDVLYDPWPTVLAQTAADAGLAVVSGLDLLVHQAVLQVRLMTGSTVDAGVLLSAGREAIGARRPR; encoded by the coding sequence GTGACCCCCCGCGTCTGCGCGGTGCTCGGCGACCCGATCGAGCACTCGCTCTCCCCGGTGCTGCACCGGGCGGCCTACCGCGAGCTCGGCCTGGACTGGGAGTACCAGCGCCACCGCGTGGACGCCGCCGGGCTCCCGGCGTTCGTGGCCGGGCTGGACGACCGCTGGCGCGGGCTGTCGCTGACCATGCCGCTCAAGGAGGCCGTCCTCGCCCTGGGTGAGGCCGACGACGTGGTGCGTGCGGTCGGCGCCGCCAACACCCTGCTGCTGGGGGAGCGCCCGCTGGTCCGCAACACCGACGTCGGCGGGCTGCAGCAGGCGCTGCGCGCGGTGGGGGTCGAGTCCGTCGGGACCGCCCTGCTGCTCGGCACCGGCGCCACCGCCCGCTCCTCGGTGGCCGCGCTCTGCGCGCTCGGGGCCACCCGCCTGGTGGTGGTGGCCCGCAGCCCGGGGAAGGCCCAGCCGCTGGCCGCGATGGCGGCCTCCCAGGGCGCCACGCTCGACGTCCTGCCCTGGGCCGCGGCGGTGGCCGACGGGCACCTGCCCGCGGCCGACGTGTGCGTCTCCACCGTGGTGGCTGGCGCCGCCGACGAGCTGGCCCCGGCCGCCGTCGCCGCCTGCGACGTCGTCTTCGACGTGCTCTACGACCCCTGGCCGACCGTGCTGGCCCAGACGGCGGCCGACGCGGGGCTGGCCGTGGTCAGCGGGCTGGACCTGCTGGTGCACCAGGCCGTGCTGCAGGTCCGGCTGATGACCGGCAGCACCGTCGACGCCGGCGTGCTGCTGTCTGCCGGTCGGGAAGCGATCGGCGCGCGACGGCCGAGGTGA
- the aroC gene encoding chorismate synthase: protein MLRYLTAGESHGPALVATVDGLPAHVRITSADIADALARRRLGFGRGARMKFEADQVTILGGVRHGETLGSPVAVQIGNTEWPKWEQVMSADPVDPEVLAGLARNAALTRPRPGHADLAGMQKYAFDEARPVLERASARETAARVAIGAVARAFLEQAVGITLLSHVTELGPVRAPVGPLPTIADLAAIDADPVRCFSPEGSAAMVAEVEACQKAGDTLGGVVEVVAWGLPPGLGSHVHGDRRLDARLAGALMGIQAIKGVELGDGFELARTRGSLAHDEIVPGPDGISRTSGRSGGTEGGMSTGEVLRVRAAMKPIATVPRALRTVDTVTGEAAVAHHQRSDVAAVPAAGVVAEAMVALVLAEVVLEKFGGDSVAEVARNHRAYLADVEARGLRIGS from the coding sequence ATGCTCCGCTACCTGACCGCAGGCGAGTCCCACGGCCCGGCCCTGGTGGCCACCGTCGACGGGCTCCCCGCCCACGTCCGGATCACCAGTGCCGACATCGCCGACGCCCTGGCCCGCCGCCGGCTCGGCTTCGGCCGTGGCGCCCGGATGAAGTTCGAGGCCGACCAGGTGACCATCCTCGGCGGGGTCCGCCACGGGGAGACCCTCGGCTCGCCGGTGGCGGTGCAGATCGGCAACACCGAGTGGCCCAAGTGGGAGCAGGTGATGTCGGCCGACCCGGTCGACCCCGAGGTGCTGGCCGGGCTGGCCCGCAACGCCGCCCTGACCCGTCCCCGTCCCGGCCACGCCGACCTGGCCGGGATGCAGAAGTACGCCTTCGACGAGGCCCGCCCGGTGCTCGAGCGCGCCTCGGCCCGCGAGACCGCCGCCCGGGTGGCCATCGGCGCGGTGGCCCGCGCCTTCCTCGAGCAGGCCGTCGGCATCACCCTGCTCAGCCACGTCACCGAGCTCGGCCCGGTCCGGGCGCCGGTGGGCCCGCTGCCCACCATCGCCGACCTGGCCGCCATCGACGCCGACCCGGTGCGCTGCTTCTCACCCGAGGGCAGCGCCGCCATGGTGGCCGAGGTGGAGGCCTGCCAGAAGGCCGGCGACACCCTCGGCGGGGTGGTCGAGGTGGTCGCCTGGGGGCTCCCGCCGGGTCTGGGCTCCCACGTGCACGGGGACCGGCGCCTGGACGCCCGGCTGGCCGGTGCGTTGATGGGCATCCAGGCCATCAAGGGCGTCGAGCTGGGTGACGGCTTCGAGCTGGCCCGCACCCGCGGCAGCCTGGCCCACGACGAGATCGTCCCCGGTCCAGACGGCATCTCCCGGACCAGCGGCCGCTCCGGCGGCACCGAGGGTGGCATGAGCACCGGTGAGGTGCTCCGGGTCCGCGCGGCGATGAAGCCCATCGCGACCGTCCCGCGGGCCCTGCGCACCGTGGACACCGTCACCGGTGAGGCGGCGGTGGCCCACCACCAGCGCTCCGACGTCGCCGCGGTGCCCGCCGCCGGCGTGGTGGCCGAGGCGATGGTCGCCCTGGTGCTGGCCGAGGTCGTGCTGGAGAAGTTCGGCGGGGACTCGGTGGCCGAGGTGGCCCGCAACCACCGGGCCTACCTGGCCGACGTCGAGGCACGCGGCCTGCGGATCGGCTCGTGA
- a CDS encoding shikimate kinase, with protein MTGTVLDRVVLIGAPGSGKSAVGALLAQRLGTTHHDVDTAIEEQQQTSIAEIFADRGEASFRRLEVEATAEALRHGGVVSLGGGAPLAEETRANLRGETVVWLQVSAPVAADRVGLNVARPLLLGNVRGRLMSLLKERQPVYAATATHAVDTDGRTPAEVVEEVLALLVPDEVAGAPEEGS; from the coding sequence GTGACCGGGACGGTCCTGGACCGGGTGGTGCTGATCGGGGCGCCCGGGTCGGGCAAGAGCGCCGTCGGCGCCCTGCTGGCCCAGCGGCTGGGGACCACCCACCACGACGTCGACACGGCGATCGAGGAGCAGCAGCAGACCAGCATCGCCGAGATCTTCGCCGACCGCGGTGAGGCCTCGTTCCGGCGGCTGGAGGTGGAGGCCACGGCCGAGGCGCTGCGGCACGGCGGCGTGGTCTCCCTCGGCGGCGGCGCCCCGCTGGCCGAGGAGACCCGGGCCAACCTCCGGGGCGAGACCGTCGTCTGGCTCCAGGTGTCCGCCCCGGTCGCCGCCGACCGGGTCGGGCTGAACGTCGCCCGCCCGCTGCTGCTGGGCAACGTCCGCGGCCGGCTGATGAGCCTGCTCAAGGAGCGGCAGCCGGTCTACGCCGCGACCGCGACCCACGCGGTCGACACCGACGGCCGCACCCCCGCCGAGGTGGTCGAGGAGGTGCTGGCCCTGCTCGTCCCGGACGAGGTGGCCGGCGCCCCGGAGGAGGGCTCGTGA
- the aroB gene encoding 3-dehydroquinate synthase has product MRTVEIAAERPYRVRVGAGARHELGGLLEGVERVAVLHPAVLSDRVTELVAGLDARVTPVVLPDAERAKTAEVLTSCWDALAAAGFTRSDVVVGVGGGATTDLAGFVAATMLRGIGFVTVPTTVLGMVDAAVGGKTGINLPAGKNLVGAFHEPLGVLCDLELLEGLPVEDVRAGLAEVLKCGFVADPEILRLVEEDPVDAVDVTSPRLAELVSRGIEVKAGAIAGDLREATSTGGRIGRELVNYGHTFGHALERAESYRWRHGDAVSVGMVYVAELAEVVGLQPAALRDRHREVLSALGLPTRYSGAGFEELLAGMRLDKKTRGSTLRFVALEELARPVILTGPEESDLREAHRRIG; this is encoded by the coding sequence GTGAGGACGGTGGAGATCGCCGCCGAGCGTCCCTACCGGGTCCGGGTCGGCGCCGGGGCCCGGCACGAGCTGGGCGGGCTGCTGGAGGGGGTCGAGCGGGTCGCCGTGCTCCACCCCGCCGTGCTGAGCGACCGGGTGACCGAGCTCGTGGCCGGGCTCGACGCCCGGGTGACTCCGGTGGTGCTGCCCGACGCCGAGCGGGCCAAGACCGCCGAGGTCCTCACCTCCTGCTGGGACGCCCTGGCCGCGGCCGGCTTCACCCGCTCCGACGTCGTGGTGGGGGTTGGCGGGGGAGCGACCACCGACCTCGCCGGCTTCGTGGCCGCCACGATGCTGCGCGGGATCGGTTTCGTCACCGTGCCCACCACCGTGCTCGGCATGGTCGACGCCGCCGTCGGGGGCAAGACCGGGATCAACCTCCCTGCGGGCAAGAACCTGGTCGGCGCGTTCCACGAGCCGCTCGGGGTGCTCTGCGACCTGGAGCTGCTGGAGGGGCTGCCGGTGGAGGACGTCCGCGCCGGGCTGGCCGAGGTGCTCAAGTGCGGCTTCGTCGCGGACCCCGAGATCCTGCGGCTGGTCGAGGAGGACCCGGTCGACGCCGTCGACGTCACCTCCCCCCGGCTGGCCGAGCTGGTCAGCCGGGGGATCGAGGTCAAGGCCGGCGCGATCGCCGGCGACCTGCGCGAGGCCACCTCCACGGGAGGCCGGATCGGCCGGGAGCTGGTGAACTACGGCCACACCTTCGGCCACGCCCTGGAGCGGGCGGAGTCCTACCGGTGGCGTCACGGCGACGCGGTCAGCGTCGGCATGGTCTACGTCGCCGAGCTGGCCGAGGTGGTGGGGCTGCAGCCGGCCGCGCTGCGGGACCGTCACCGTGAGGTGCTGTCCGCTCTCGGGCTCCCCACCCGCTACTCCGGTGCCGGGTTCGAGGAGCTGCTGGCCGGGATGCGGCTGGACAAGAAGACCCGCGGCAGCACGCTGCGCTTCGTCGCCCTGGAGGAGCTGGCCCGTCCGGTGATCCTCACCGGCCCGGAGGAGTCGGACCTGCGCGAGGCGCACCGCCGGATCGGCTGA
- the yidD gene encoding membrane protein insertion efficiency factor YidD, with protein sequence MLSSLALGLIDLYQRRLSPHKGFDCAYGALTGGLSCSAAVADLIARNGLLGALPGVVQQFADCGRVARQAGTRVSGVCCCGPIPIPFGWGR encoded by the coding sequence ATGCTGTCCTCACTCGCGCTCGGACTGATCGACCTCTACCAGCGCCGTCTCTCCCCGCACAAGGGGTTCGACTGCGCCTACGGCGCGCTCACCGGCGGCCTCTCCTGCTCGGCCGCGGTGGCCGACCTGATTGCCCGGAACGGCCTGCTCGGTGCCCTGCCCGGTGTGGTGCAGCAGTTCGCCGACTGCGGCCGGGTGGCCCGCCAGGCCGGCACCCGGGTCAGCGGCGTCTGCTGCTGCGGCCCGATCCCCATCCCCTTCGGCTGGGGTCGCTGA
- a CDS encoding pentapeptide repeat-containing protein: protein MPSNPPQPRPVTPPRLGAAQPAPADWRVDDDDLVSELVLSGVDVSGADLSLVDVQGCRFAGARLAGSRWYRGGWRDVDVTDSDLSTATFPDSGWTRVAVRASRLTGIGLAGDVLEDVDVSGSSAGLANLRQARLRRVAFRSTQMVEADFGAARLEDVLFEDCDLGGAQFSQARMTRVTFRRCRLDGLQGVEGLAGAVVEPLDVTDLTLQLAAALRITVSLP from the coding sequence GTGCCGAGCAACCCGCCCCAGCCCCGTCCGGTCACCCCGCCGCGCCTCGGCGCCGCGCAGCCGGCGCCGGCGGACTGGCGGGTCGACGACGACGACCTGGTCAGCGAGCTGGTGCTGAGCGGGGTCGACGTCAGCGGGGCGGACCTGTCGCTGGTCGACGTCCAGGGGTGCCGCTTCGCCGGCGCCCGGCTGGCCGGGAGCCGCTGGTACCGGGGCGGGTGGCGCGACGTGGACGTCACCGACTCCGACCTCTCCACCGCCACCTTCCCCGACTCCGGCTGGACCCGGGTGGCGGTGCGGGCCTCGCGGCTCACCGGGATCGGTCTGGCCGGGGACGTCCTGGAGGACGTCGACGTCTCCGGGTCCAGCGCCGGGCTGGCCAACCTCCGTCAGGCCAGGCTGCGCCGGGTGGCGTTCCGCTCCACCCAGATGGTGGAGGCCGACTTCGGCGCGGCCCGGCTCGAGGACGTCCTGTTCGAGGACTGCGACCTGGGTGGCGCCCAGTTCTCGCAGGCCCGGATGACGCGGGTCACCTTCCGACGCTGCCGGCTGGACGGGCTGCAGGGCGTCGAGGGCCTGGCCGGCGCGGTGGTGGAGCCGCTGGACGTCACCGACCTCACCCTGCAGCTGGCGGCGGCCCTGCGGATCACCGTCAGCCTGCCCTGA